In Sparus aurata chromosome 3, fSpaAur1.1, whole genome shotgun sequence, the following are encoded in one genomic region:
- the asns gene encoding asparagine synthetase [glutamine-hydrolyzing], which yields MCGIWALFGSDECLSVQCTSAMKIAHRGPDAFRFENVNGFTNCCFGFHRLAIVDQLYGMQPLRIKKFPFLWLCYNGEIYNHHTLKKQFEFDHQTKVDGEILLHLYDRFGIQKMASLLDGVFAFVLLDTTNRKVFLGRDTYGVRPLFKFLTDDGFLAVCSEAKGLTDLTHAMDTPANIIPFLPGHFEVFDLKQNGKVQSIEMEQFHCCTKEPAHSIYDTVERLPTSFEEETVKANIKTLFENAVRKRLMAHRRIGCLLSGGLDSSLVAATLVKLAKEEKLQYPIQTFSIGSEDSPDIIAARKVATHIGSEHHEVNFTVEEGIQAVKEVIFHLETYDITTIRASVGMYMVAKYIREKSDSVVIFSGEGADELTQGYIYFHKAPSPKAAAEDSVRLMKELYLFDVLRADRTTAAHGLELRVPFLDHRLTAYYLSLPEEMRIPRHEVEKYLLRDSFKGLNLIPDEILWRRKEAFSDGMMSVKKSWYTHLQEHLDSMVNDDQMEKAHKTFPHNPPCSKEAYYFRQVFEKHYPGRAEWLSHYWMPRWINATDPSARTLSIYKPDKDQ from the exons ATGTGTGGTATCTGGGCTTTATTTGGGAGTGATGAGTGCCTGTCAGTTCAGTGCACCAGTGCCATGAAGATTGCTCACAGGGGCCCTGATGCCTTCCGCTTTGAGAATGTCAACGGCTTCACTAACTGCTGTTTTGGCTTCCACCGCCTGGCTATCGTGGACCAGCTGTATGGCATGCAGCCTTTGCGCATCAAGAAGTTTCCATTCTTGTGGCTCTGCTACAATGGAGAGATTTACAACCATCACACG CTGAAGAAGCAGTTTGAGTTTGATCACCAGACTAAAGTTGATGGTGAGATTCTGCTCCATCTGTATGACCGCTTTGGCATCCAGAAGATGGCTTCTCTCCTGGATGGTGTCTTTGCTTTTGTTCTGCTGGACACCACTAACAGAAAAGTCTTTCTGGGTAGAGATACATATGGTGTCCGGCCTTTGTTCAAATTCCTCACAGACGATGGATTCCTTGCAGTATGCTCAGAAGCCAAAG GCCTTACAGACCTTACTCATGCGATGGACACCCCTGCCAACATCATCCCCTTCCTCCCTGGGCACTTTGAGGTCTTTGATTTGAAGCAGAATGGCAAAGTTCAGTCCATTGAAATGGAGCAGTTTCACTGCTGCACAAAAGAGCCTGCTCATAGCATCTACGACACTGTGGAGAGGCTGCCTACAA GTTTTGAGGAGGAAACTGTGAAAGCGAACATCAAAACCCTGTTTGAGAATGCTGTAAGGAAACGTCTCATGGCTCACAGGAGAATTGGCTGTCTTCTGTCAG GTGGTCTGGACTCCAGTTTGGTTGCTGCTACACTGGTGAAACTGGCCAAGGAGGAGAAGTTGCAGTATCCTATTCAGACATTTTCTATCGGGTCGGAGGACAGTCCAGACATAATAGCTGCTCGCAAG GTTGCAACTCACATCGGCAGTGAACACCACGAGGTGAACTTCACTGTGGAAGAAGGCATCCAAGCTGTGAAGGAAGTCATCTTTCACCTGGAGACCTATGACATCACCACCATACGTGCCTCTGTCG GGATGTACATGGTTGCAAAGTACATAAGGGAAAAATCAGACAGTGTGGTGATCTTCTCTGGAGAGGGTGCTGATGAGCTGACTCAGGGATACATTTACTTCCACAAG GCTCCATCTcccaaagcagcagcagaggacagtgtTCGACTGATGAAAGAGCTCTACCTGTTCGATGTCCTCCGTGCTGACCGCACCACGGCTGCGCATGG tctgGAGCTCAGAGTGCCTTTCCTGGACCACAGACTCACAGCATACTACCTCTCTCTGCCCGAGGAGATGAGGATTCCTAGG CATGAGGTGGAGAAGTATCTTCTGAGGGACTCCTTCAAAGGTCTCAATTTGATCCCTGATGAGATCCTGTGGAGGCGTAAAGAGGCCTTCAGCGATGGCATGATGTCTGTGAAGAAGTCCTGgtacacacacctgcaggagCACCTAGACTCTATG GTGAACGATGACCAGATGGAGAAGGCTCACAAGACGTTCCCTCACAACCCTCCGTGCTCCAAAGAGGCCTACTACTTCAGACAGGTGTTTGAGAAGCACTACCCGGGCCGAGCTGAGTGGCTCTCCCATTACTGGATGCCCCGCTGGATCAACGCCACTGACCCGTCAGCCCGGACCCTGTCTATCTACAAACCTGATAAAGATCAATGA
- the tac1 gene encoding protachykinin-1 gives MKFLLLPVLMALLAVAQVFCEGNEPREDADYWTSANQIQDGWLSNDPFREILLRMTRKPRPHQFIGLMGKRSMANAQITHKRHKVNSFVGLMGKRSQEEPESYDWSTIQTYEKRR, from the exons ATGAAGTTTCTGCTCTTGCCCGTCCTGATGGCTCTTCTCGCCGTCGCCCAAGTTTTTTGCGAGGGGAATGAGCCGAGGGAAGATGCGGACTACTGGACCAGCGCCAACCAAATCCAG GACGGCTGGCTTTCCAATGATCCATTCAGAGAAATCCTCCTGAGGATGACGAGAAAGCCGCGGCCGCATCAGTTCATCGGCCTGATGGGGAAACGCTCCATGG CAAATGCACAGATCACCCACAAAA gACATAAAGTCAACTCTTTTGTCGGACTGATGGGGAAAAGGAGCCAAGAGGAGCCAG agtcCTACGACTGGAGCACAATACAGACGTACGAGAAGCGCCGCTAG